In Serinus canaria isolate serCan28SL12 chromosome 5, serCan2020, whole genome shotgun sequence, the following proteins share a genomic window:
- the INAFM2 gene encoding putative transmembrane protein INAFM2 has product MKEKEAGAERGKPATYTGDKKARMAAKTNKKWVRLATVLAYVLSVSLAAIVLAVYYSLIWQPVRGSGGSSSPGPGAAATPAQLRAAPAGPTAGPPPAPPRTGPGLGPAATAPPAASPSAAAGSGPGAGSP; this is encoded by the coding sequence atgaaggagaaggaggcgggcgcggagcggggcAAGCCCGCCACTTACACCGGGGACAAGAAGGCGCGCATGGCGGCCAAGACCAACAAGAAGTGGGTGCGCCTGGCCACCGTGCTGGCCTACGTGCTCTCCGTCTCGCTGGCCGCCATCGTGCTCGCCGTCTACTACAGCCTCATCTGGCAGCCGGTGCGCGGCAGCGGCGGCTCctccagccccggccccggcgccgccgccaCCCCCGCGCAGCTccgcgccgcgcccgccggACCCACGGCGGGGCCtccgcccgcgccgccgcgcACCGGCCCCGGCCTCGgccccgccgccaccgccccgCCGGCCGCGTCCCCCTCGGCCGCGGCCGGGAGCGGGCCGGGCGCCGGCAGCCCCTGA